Below is a window of Clostridium sp. JN-1 DNA.
CAACTTCTTTATCTACTCCTTTAGCTGTACCTACCTTGTGTTCATCTGCCCAAGCCATTTCACCTTCAACTTTTTCTACAAACTTATCTTTTTTAGCTCCACACTGCGGGCATTTTTCTGGTGCCTCTTCTCCTTCATAAACATATCCACATACTGAACAAACAAATTTTTTCATTTTCATATTCCTCCCAATTAAATTTATAATTTTAAAGCATTACTTTTTATTTAATACTTATTACTAATTAATAATTGTTCTCTACCATGTTTTTAGTTTACTATTATTATTTATATTTGTCAACACATTTTTTATATTTTTTTATTTTTTATTTGTATAGGGTTTCTGATTTAAAACTTAACTCATACTCCGGGATATATTTGAGAGGACATAGGACAGAGGACAATGAAGGTAAGTTTTCTTCCTTACGTCAGAAAACTAATTTATTTTTTAGGCTTGTTTTGCTAATGCAAAACATCGCTTAAGCAAGTATCTAAAATCTATGATTTTCAGATAATTGTTTACTTAGTAGAGTACCCTTAAGGAACAAAAGGATATGAGTTTCTTTTAAATTAAAGATTTTTCGTAGTGTAACGTAGAAAAATCTTCCTTCATTGTCCTTTGTCCTCTGTCCTATGTCCTCTGTTTTTATATTACGAATTACAGTGTCAAAGGCTGTATATATTTCCCGGAGTGTAAGTTAAGTTGCAATCTAAAAACCATATAATAAAAACTAAAAAGACAGTAATATTCAATTTATAAAAAATAGAATATTACTGTCTTTTTATTAAACTGCTTCTAAGTCTTCAAATTGACTATTATAAAGATTAGAATAAAAACCTTTTTTCTTGAGCAATTCATCATGAGTTCCTTGTTCTACAATATCTCCATTATCCATTACAAGTATTAAATCAGCATCTTTTATCGTAGACAATCTGTGTGCAATTATAAAACTCGTTCGATTCTTCATAAGATTGTCCATAGCCTTTTTTATCATAACCTCAGTACGTGTATCTACAGAACTTGTTGCTTCGTCAAGGATTAAAACTTTTGGATTTGCAAGTATTGCCCTTGCAATTGTAATAAGCTGTTTTTGACCTTGTGACACATTAGAAGCTTCTTCATTCAAAATCATATCATATCCTCCTGGAAGTGTACGCACAAAGCTTTCAACATGTGCTGCTCTTGCTGCAGCTTTAACTTCTTCATCTGAAGCATCAAGTCTTCCATACCTTATATTTTCTAATATGCTTCCATTATAGAGCCATGTATCTTGAAGAACCATTCCAAATATTGATCTTAAATCTTTTCTCTTAAAATCTTTTATATCATGACCATCTACAAGGATTTGACCACTATTTATATCATAAAAACGCATTAAAAGTTTTACCATAGTAGTTTTTCCTGCACCAGTTGGTCCAACAATAGCAACCTTTTGACCTGGTTTTACCTTAGTTGAAAAATCATTAATTACAATCTTTTCAGGGTTGTATCCAAAATGAACATGTTTGAATTCAACATAACCCTTTACTCTTTCAAGATCTACAGAGTAGTCATCATTTTCCAAAACTTCTTCTTCCTCTTCTAAAAATTCAAATACACGCTCAGCCGAAGCAGCTGTTTGTTGAAGTATATTTGATATATTAGCTATTTGAGTAATTGGCTGTGTAAATGACCTTACATATTGTATAAATGCTTGAATATCTCCAACCTCGATAGCTTTCTTTACTGCAAGCCATCCTCCAAGCACACACACTCCTACATATCCAAGATTACTTACAAAGTTCATAATTGGCATTATCATTCCAGACAAAAACTGTGATTTCCATGCCGACTTATAGAGTGTATTATTTAATTTATCAAACTTTTCAATACTATCTTCCTCACCATTAAATGCCCTCATAACTATATGTCCGCCGTACATTTCCTCTATATGTCCATTTACATGACCTAAATAATCCTGCTGCTCTTTAAAATATTTTTGAGATTGTTTTACTATAAGCATAATCAATCCAAATGACAGCGGAATTATACAAAGTGCTGTAAGCGTCATGGTAAAACTTATGCTGAACATCATGATAAGCACTCCTACTACAGTTGTGACTGAAGTTATAATTTGCGTCAAACTTTGATTTAAAGTTTGACTTATCGTATCAACATCATTAGTAACACGCGACAGCACTTCGCCGTGATTTGTAGTATCAAAATACTTAAGCGGCATTTTATTTATTTTCTCTGAAATATCTTTTCTCATCTTATAACTTACTTTCATAGACACCCCAGACATTATCCAGCCTTGAATATAACTAAAAAGTGCGCTTGCAATATATAAGAAGGCAAGAAAAATTACTATTTTTCCAATATAATTAAAATCTATTCCACTGCCGCTCCCGGAAATCTTACTTACAATTCCCTCAAACAACTTAGTTGTAGCACGGCCCAATATTTTAGGACCTACTATGGAAAAGACTGAACTTGCAGCTGCAAATATAAGAACAACAACAATAGATAATTTATATTCACTCATATATTTTACGAGTTTTTTCATGGTATTTTTAAAATCATTTGCTTTCTCGCCGTGCATCATAGCACCTGGTCCATGATGCATTCCACTTTTCTTTACTTTATACTTATTGCTCACGCTAATTCCTCCTTTGAAAATTGTGACATTGCAATTTCTTGGTAAACGCTGCAATCTTTCATAAGTTCTTCATGAGTTCCACTTCCAACTATATGTCCATCATCAAGAACTATTATTTGATCGGCATCCATAATTGTTGAAATACGCTGTGCCACAATGAGAAACGTACTTGAGGAAGTTTCTTTTCTAAGTGCCTTCCTAAGTGCAGCATCTGTTTTAAAGTCGAGAGCTGAAAAACTATCATCAAACATATAAATTTGAGGTTTTTTAACAAGAGCACGTGCAATAGAAAGCCTTTGCTTTTGTCCTCCCGAAACATTCGATCCACCTTGAGAAATTTCAGTTTTAAACCTCTCAGTTTTTTGATCTATAAAATTAATAGATTGTGAAATTTCTGCAGCATTTAAAATTTCTTTTTCATTTGCATTTTTATTTGCATATTTTAGATTAGATTCAATTGTACCGCTAAATAAATAACCTTTTTGAGGAACATACCCAATTTTATCCCTAAGTTCATGTTGAGATACATTTTTTACACTTACACCATCTACCAAAACTTCCCCATCTGTTACATCATAAAAACGCATAATTAAATTTGCAAGAGTTGTTTTTCCTGAACCAGTAGATCCTATAAATGCTGTTGTCTTATATGGTAATGCTTTAAAACTAATATCCTTAAGAGCATACTCAGAAGCCCCTGGATACTTAAATGATACATTTTTAAATTCAACTACTCCACTCTTACTATCATCAAAGCTTTGAGGATTCTCTGGATCTACAATTGATAGATCAGTTTCAAGTACTTCACTAATACGTGCAGCAGAAACAGATGCTCTTGGTACAAGTATAAACATTACAGCTAGCATCAAAAATGCCATGATTATTTGCATTGCATACTGCATAAATGCCATCATATCTCCTACTTGCATAGTTGAATTTGCAACTTGATGAGCTCCAACCCATACTATAAGTAAAGTAATTCCGTTCATTATAAGCATCATAACTGGCATCATAGATACCATTACACGATTTACAAATAAATTTGTTCTTGTAACATCCTTATTTGCATTATCAAAACGCTTTTCTTCAAATCCTTGTGTATTAAAAGCCCTTATTACCATCATCCCTGAAAGGCTTTCACGTGTTACAAGGTTAAGTTTATCTATAAGCTTTTGTATTATCTTAAACTTTGGAATTGCAACTGCAAATATTACTAAAATTAATCCCAGCAAAACTATAATTGCAAGTGCTATAATCCATGACATTGACTGACTTTTTCCCATAGCCCTTATTACACCGCCAATTCCCATGATAGGTGCATAAAATACCATTCTTATCATAATTACCATAAGCATTTGTATTTGTGTAATATCGTTTGTACTCCTCGTTATAAGTGATGCCGTAGAAAAACTATCAAATTCTGCATTTGAAAAATTCTCAACTTTTTTAAATATATCTCTGCGCAAGTTTTTTGCAAGGCCTGCTGCCGTTCTAGATGCTAAAAATCCAACTGCAACAGTACATATACCTCCAAGTAAAGATATTAAGAGCATAATTATCCCAGTTTTTATTATATAATTGTTCTGCAGCTTGTTAGTATTCATTCCAAGTGCCTTATACTCTGATTTAATTAATGGTGCTGCAGATTGAGTAATCATATTTTCACCTAAACTTGAAGTTTTTTTGTTCATCTCATCAATTAACTTTGAACGCTTACCATCAGGTATCTTGGAAATCATCCCAAATAAATCTGCATTGGCTGGTATTTTCATTCCATTAAAATTAATTACTCCATTTTTGCTAGTAGATTTAATTTTCTCAACACCTGAAACATCAAGCATAGCCTTACCCATTATTGAATTCAATTTTTCGCTCTCAGTTTTATCAACATTTTTAAGTACATAAATTGGTTCATTTTTAAGATTAGGATACTTTTTTGAGTAAATATCATAATCTTTGCTTGACTTATCTACAAGTGTATAATCTTGTGATACTTCACTTTTATCACTTTCACTCATAAATATTTGTATTTTATTCATTTGGCTTTGTCTTAGTGATTCTGGAACTGCATTTACAATACCGCCTTGTTGTATACCATTATTTACAATGTTAGATGTGTAATCTGGAAGTGCAAGATCACACATAGCTTGCACAAACAAGAGCAGTATTGCAGCAAAAATCATTCCTGTGAATGGTTTTAAATGTTTTAATAATTTAATCATTGCTATTTCTATTCTCCTCATTATTTAATAAAATAAATAGTTTCATTTTAATTTATCTACAAAACTTTGTAACAAAGTTAATCCTTTTAATATCGTATCAATTTCTTCAGGATGTGAATCCTCTATAAGCTTCTTAAATTCTTCTTCAATCCTTTTAAAGTTTTCATGAAGCTCATCACTAAACTTCGGATCTATACTTACATAAACTACTCTTCTATCCTCCTCACTTCTAGACCTTTTAACAAGCTCTTCTTTTTGAAGTCTATCAATAATTCCAGATACTGTACTATTAGACAAACCAACACTTTTACTTAAATCACTTATTCTCATCTTTCCATTTTTATCAAGCATCTTAATTATCATTGCCTGCGGTCCAGTAAGATTAAATTTATTCAGCCTAGCCCCTACATTTTTTCTAAAAGAATATAATATTGTTTTAATTTCTTTTATTATTAAAATACTTTTACTATCATCATACATATCTTCGCCTCTTTTATATTAAAATACTTCTTATGAAAATGTTTCGTATACGAACTTTCGTATACGAAACATTTTACTCTAAATTCTTGTTTTAATCAATATATTTTTATTAAATTACTACAGTCTCTACTACAACTTGACATAAATACCCACCATAGTATTATAATTTAAAGTAATACGAATACATGTTAGGAGGCAATATTTATGGATAAAATCAAAATAATTGTAGTAAACAGTATTATTATAATTTGTTTAAATTTTATTTTATTTTTAGCTCATTGGGGAAATTTAAAATTTGTCGCAGTATCATCACTTGGGAGTATTTTAATTTTAATAATATGTAACTACTTTTTATTTAATAAACCTAAAGAAAAGATATATGAAAAAAGTTCCCATATTGATAGTAAAGAAAAATATTATGAACAACTATTTTCAAGTTGGCAGACACTAGGATTTGATATTCAACAGCTTTTATGGTTATGTAAGGACAGCACGGAAACCTTATCTAACCTTATTAAAATAGCTAATCAAGTAAAAGATTACAGTGATCAAAATAATGCCAATACACAAGAAATAAATGCTGGAATAAATCAGTTTGTTGATATAACAGAAAAACTCAATAATGATGTAACAAGAATGGACCAAAACTCCAAAAAATCATTTGATATACTGAAAAAAAATAAAGGTGAATTAGATACCATTAGCAGCAGACTATCTCATTTAGGTAGTAGTATGGAGAAACTATCTAGCGGAAACTTAAAATTGAAGGATTCATCAAAAAAAATTGCTGATTTTATAAACTATATAAGTCAAATATCCGGTCAAACAAACTTACTCGCATTAAATGCATCTATTGAAGCTGCAAGAGCGGGAGAATCCGGAAAAGGATTTGCTGTAGTAGCTCAAGAAATCAGAAAGTTGTCAGAAGAAACTGAAAAGGCAGTTTCACAAATTGAAGCCATAGTTAAAGAAATTCTTCTTGGAATCAATGAGTCAAATAACTCCATAGTTAGTTTTACAAATCAAATTAACGAGTTTCAAGTTTCAGCTAAAGAATCTTACAAATTAATATCCCAAATAGAATTTATAGTAAATGACATAGTTAAATCAATATCTAATTTAAAAAATGTTTCTGCAGGACAAGTTAATCTTGCAAGTCAAATGGAATCAGCCGTTAATACAGTAACAGCTGCAGTAGAAAAAACTTATGGTATAACATTAGATTCTATACAAATGGTAAACTTACAAGAAAGTAAAAATAATGATTTATTAAATTATTGTCATAAGTTAAGTAATTCAGGGGACCGTATCCAAGAGTTTGTAGCTAAACTAAAAAAAGATAATGAAATAATATTTGGAATAAACCCCTTTACTTATCCAGAGAATATAAAAAATATGTATATTCCTATACTTGAAAGAGTATGCAAAAGTATAGGATATAAAGCCAATGTAGTAATATTAAAAGATTATACAGCTTTAGAGAAAAGTATAGAAAATAATACTATTGATATAGGATGGTTCTCACCTTTTGCCTACGTAGATGCCCATGAAAAAATCAATGTAATACCAATTGCCACACCTAAAGTCAATGGTACAAACTACTATAATGGGTACATAGTAACAAAAAATAATAGTGGAATTAAAACCGTTAGTGACTTAAAAGATAAATCTTTTGGATATGTAGATAAAAAAAGTGCTTCTGGTTATTTATATGCTAGAAATATATTAAAAACAAATAATATGAATCCTGACACCACTTTTAGCAAAGTCTCATTTTTAGGAAGTCATGATAACGTAATCAAAGCGGTTTTATCTGGAGAAATTGACGCTGGAGCAACTTATAATGAAGCAATGGATAATGCAAATAGAAATGGATTGGATACAAAAAAACTAACAGTAATTGCTAAAACTGAAGACATACCTAAGGATGTTATTGCGGCTAATCCAAGATTAGATAAATTACTGGTAGAAAAACTACAAAAATCATTTGCAGAATTTAATGATTTTAAAGGGATAAATACCGTTGTTGATGGTTTTGTAATTAGCAAAGATAGCAACTACGACGTTATAAGAAAATTATTAAAACAAAAATAGCTTTAATGTTTACAATGATCATAGGGTTCACGCTTCGTGAGTTAACTTACGAGTTGTAAATCCTATAATTGTAAATATTAAGTCACTCTTTTATACAAACTGCATATTATATGGTATTGTATAAATTTATTCGGAGGTAACCCATGTATTGTTACACTCATGTGAATCAATTTACCTGCATTTTTAATGAACTCCAATTATGGACCCGCATTTCAAGTGAACATCCAATCTTTCTTAAAACTGTAGCTAATCTTGCTAATATTAAACTGCCAAAACCTTTAGAAGATAATCTTGATAATATTCATAAAATGTTTTTAAGATTATATAATAATGTACTATACGTAAAAAAAGATGTAAGTATGAATCCAACCTTATGTGCTAAACATATTATAAATGTAAAAAGATTAATTGATGAATTCTTACTCCACGATACTCATGCTTTATCATTTTATCCACAGCTATTAAAATTTGGAACCCAAAATAAGGCATGGCAAGAACTAATTAAACATATCATTAGCGAACAAACTTTTATGTTTGAATTATTTAAAGACTTGAGACATCAAATATAAAAACAGAGGATAATTGACAATTGACAGAGGACAGTGATTGTTGCTTTTCCTCCGTTACACTGCGGAAAACCTTTAATTATTTTTCATAACTCGTTTTGCTAAAGCAAAACACCGCTACCTAAGCAGACATCTAAAATCTGCGATTTTGAGATGGTCGCTTAAGCAGAGTGTACTCCTGCAAAACAAAAGAGCAGGAGTTTCCTTTAAATTTAAAGATTTTTCGTAAGCTTAGCGGAGAAAAATCCTCCTTCTCTGTCCTATGTCTACTGTTCCCTGAAAATGTTACCAATATTTTTTAGTGTATAAGTTAACTTTCTAGTTAGTTTCCTTAAAAATAACCTAAGTTACCTATAGTTATGATGAATGTTTTTAAAATAATTGGAAAAAATAATTAGAAAGGTTTAATTTAAAGGAGAGATTAATTTGAGTAACTTAGGTATAATGGGCATTCTTGTAGATAGGAGAACAGAGTCTGCACCAAAGGTTCAAGAAGTCTTAACTAAATATGGTGATAGTATTTTATCAAGATTTGGGACTCATGATCCGGGAGAAAAGGAACATGGGTTAATAACCTTAAATTTCAGAGATAATGAAGAACATCTAAAGTCCCTAGAACGAGAGCTGGAACATTTAGATGGCGTTACTGTAAAGACAATGTATATGAAATAGACATTTATAGGGTTTCTAGTTCATGCATTAACTTACACTCCGGGAAATATATACAGCCTTTGACACTGTAAAAACTTTTAACAAGTTTTTAATGTACCTTCAGGCTGTATATATTTCCCTGCATGTAAGTTAAGTTGCAAACTAGAAACCCTATATCATATTAATCTATCTTTTCCACAGTTACCGAATATGATAAATCCATTTTGCTTTTAGGATTAACCTCTAACAAATCTTCACCTGAAGCAAGTGCACCAATCTTTGACGTCCAAGGTTCAACACATATGTACTTACTTCCTGGAGTTGACCATAAAACTATATATTTAAATTGATCACTGTAATCAAAGCTTATTTTTCTTTTTAAATCTTTCATAGAAAAACTCATACTATTACCTTTATGATCAAGAAGTAAATCTAACTCTTTAGTATTACTTAAATCTATCCCTTCTGAAGGATACTTTTTTAATTTTGAATCCTCATTATCAAAATACTTGGTGGCATTTACATCATAAGTTATTTGTTTTTTATCTTTTGCATAAAAATAAGGATGAAATCCTGCTGACATTGGCATTTTTGCATCTGAATTATTTATATACTGCTGATTAATTGTAAGTTTATTTCCTTTTAATATATATTCAAATTGTAATTCAAATTCAAAAGGATAAGATTTA
It encodes the following:
- a CDS encoding ABC transporter ATP-binding protein, which gives rise to MHHGPGAMMHGEKANDFKNTMKKLVKYMSEYKLSIVVVLIFAAASSVFSIVGPKILGRATTKLFEGIVSKISGSGSGIDFNYIGKIVIFLAFLYIASALFSYIQGWIMSGVSMKVSYKMRKDISEKINKMPLKYFDTTNHGEVLSRVTNDVDTISQTLNQSLTQIITSVTTVVGVLIMMFSISFTMTLTALCIIPLSFGLIMLIVKQSQKYFKEQQDYLGHVNGHIEEMYGGHIVMRAFNGEEDSIEKFDKLNNTLYKSAWKSQFLSGMIMPIMNFVSNLGYVGVCVLGGWLAVKKAIEVGDIQAFIQYVRSFTQPITQIANISNILQQTAASAERVFEFLEEEEEVLENDDYSVDLERVKGYVEFKHVHFGYNPEKIVINDFSTKVKPGQKVAIVGPTGAGKTTMVKLLMRFYDINSGQILVDGHDIKDFKRKDLRSIFGMVLQDTWLYNGSILENIRYGRLDASDEEVKAAARAAHVESFVRTLPGGYDMILNEEASNVSQGQKQLITIARAILANPKVLILDEATSSVDTRTEVMIKKAMDNLMKNRTSFIIAHRLSTIKDADLILVMDNGDIVEQGTHDELLKKKGFYSNLYNSQFEDLEAV
- a CDS encoding ABC transporter ATP-binding protein gives rise to the protein MIKLLKHLKPFTGMIFAAILLLFVQAMCDLALPDYTSNIVNNGIQQGGIVNAVPESLRQSQMNKIQIFMSESDKSEVSQDYTLVDKSSKDYDIYSKKYPNLKNEPIYVLKNVDKTESEKLNSIMGKAMLDVSGVEKIKSTSKNGVINFNGMKIPANADLFGMISKIPDGKRSKLIDEMNKKTSSLGENMITQSAAPLIKSEYKALGMNTNKLQNNYIIKTGIIMLLISLLGGICTVAVGFLASRTAAGLAKNLRRDIFKKVENFSNAEFDSFSTASLITRSTNDITQIQMLMVIMIRMVFYAPIMGIGGVIRAMGKSQSMSWIIALAIIVLLGLILVIFAVAIPKFKIIQKLIDKLNLVTRESLSGMMVIRAFNTQGFEEKRFDNANKDVTRTNLFVNRVMVSMMPVMMLIMNGITLLIVWVGAHQVANSTMQVGDMMAFMQYAMQIIMAFLMLAVMFILVPRASVSAARISEVLETDLSIVDPENPQSFDDSKSGVVEFKNVSFKYPGASEYALKDISFKALPYKTTAFIGSTGSGKTTLANLIMRFYDVTDGEVLVDGVSVKNVSQHELRDKIGYVPQKGYLFSGTIESNLKYANKNANEKEILNAAEISQSINFIDQKTERFKTEISQGGSNVSGGQKQRLSIARALVKKPQIYMFDDSFSALDFKTDAALRKALRKETSSSTFLIVAQRISTIMDADQIIVLDDGHIVGSGTHEELMKDCSVYQEIAMSQFSKEELA
- a CDS encoding MarR family transcriptional regulator, translating into MYDDSKSILIIKEIKTILYSFRKNVGARLNKFNLTGPQAMIIKMLDKNGKMRISDLSKSVGLSNSTVSGIIDRLQKEELVKRSRSEEDRRVVYVSIDPKFSDELHENFKRIEEEFKKLIEDSHPEEIDTILKGLTLLQSFVDKLK
- the phnD gene encoding phosphate/phosphite/phosphonate ABC transporter substrate-binding protein, whose product is MDKIKIIVVNSIIIICLNFILFLAHWGNLKFVAVSSLGSILILIICNYFLFNKPKEKIYEKSSHIDSKEKYYEQLFSSWQTLGFDIQQLLWLCKDSTETLSNLIKIANQVKDYSDQNNANTQEINAGINQFVDITEKLNNDVTRMDQNSKKSFDILKKNKGELDTISSRLSHLGSSMEKLSSGNLKLKDSSKKIADFINYISQISGQTNLLALNASIEAARAGESGKGFAVVAQEIRKLSEETEKAVSQIEAIVKEILLGINESNNSIVSFTNQINEFQVSAKESYKLISQIEFIVNDIVKSISNLKNVSAGQVNLASQMESAVNTVTAAVEKTYGITLDSIQMVNLQESKNNDLLNYCHKLSNSGDRIQEFVAKLKKDNEIIFGINPFTYPENIKNMYIPILERVCKSIGYKANVVILKDYTALEKSIENNTIDIGWFSPFAYVDAHEKINVIPIATPKVNGTNYYNGYIVTKNNSGIKTVSDLKDKSFGYVDKKSASGYLYARNILKTNNMNPDTTFSKVSFLGSHDNVIKAVLSGEIDAGATYNEAMDNANRNGLDTKKLTVIAKTEDIPKDVIAANPRLDKLLVEKLQKSFAEFNDFKGINTVVDGFVISKDSNYDVIRKLLKQK
- a CDS encoding DUF2935 domain-containing protein; translated protein: MYCYTHVNQFTCIFNELQLWTRISSEHPIFLKTVANLANIKLPKPLEDNLDNIHKMFLRLYNNVLYVKKDVSMNPTLCAKHIINVKRLIDEFLLHDTHALSFYPQLLKFGTQNKAWQELIKHIISEQTFMFELFKDLRHQI
- a CDS encoding aldose epimerase, encoding MFKVKEFDDKFKMYRLEDDKNNSWVNICPERGGIVTSFGVNGKEILYLNKDTFYDKSKNVRGGIPVLFPLCGQLPAQKYSLNGKEYSMKNHGLARINSWKVADENTEDCASIKVAFKSNEDTLKSYPFEFELQFEYILKGNKLTINQQYINNSDAKMPMSAGFHPYFYAKDKKQITYDVNATKYFDNEDSKLKKYPSEGIDLSNTKELDLLLDHKGNSMSFSMKDLKRKISFDYSDQFKYIVLWSTPGSKYICVEPWTSKIGALASGEDLLEVNPKSKMDLSYSVTVEKID